From the genome of Hathewaya histolytica, one region includes:
- a CDS encoding radical SAM protein, producing MKNHEYLQQCSMCPRNCKVNRYSQNLGVCRASDKVKIARVSLHHWEEPPISGKSGSGTIFFSNCNLKCVFCQNHEISHKGHGEEVSIERLSEIFIEQQKRGAHNINLVTPSHYALQIKEAIILAKNNGLSIPILYNSNGYENLDTIKALNGYIDVYLPDLKYYDDKYALKYSSAPMYFKTASEAIKLMYSQVGPIEFDENRMIKKGVVIRHLMLPGLLFDSKKVIDFIFKTFNHDVYISLMNQYMPMYNAFQFKELSKPLNPKIYDALIDYCVELGIKNAFIQDSGTNSESFVPEFDLRGI from the coding sequence ATGAAAAACCATGAATACTTACAACAATGTTCTATGTGCCCTAGAAATTGTAAAGTAAATAGATACTCTCAAAACTTGGGTGTTTGTAGAGCAAGTGATAAAGTTAAAATAGCAAGAGTTTCTCTCCATCATTGGGAAGAACCTCCTATATCCGGAAAAAGTGGTTCTGGAACTATATTTTTTTCTAACTGTAACTTAAAATGTGTGTTTTGCCAAAACCATGAAATAAGTCATAAGGGTCATGGTGAAGAGGTGTCTATAGAAAGGTTAAGTGAAATATTCATAGAGCAGCAGAAAAGGGGTGCTCACAATATAAATCTTGTCACTCCTAGCCACTATGCTCTTCAAATTAAAGAGGCTATAATACTTGCCAAAAACAATGGACTCTCTATCCCAATACTATATAATTCAAATGGATATGAAAACTTAGATACCATTAAAGCCCTAAATGGCTACATCGATGTTTATTTGCCAGATTTAAAATATTATGATGATAAATATGCTCTTAAATATTCTAGTGCACCAATGTATTTCAAAACGGCCTCTGAAGCAATAAAGCTCATGTATTCTCAAGTTGGTCCTATAGAATTTGATGAAAATCGTATGATAAAAAAAGGCGTTGTAATAAGACATTTAATGCTACCTGGTCTTTTATTCGATTCTAAAAAAGTAATTGATTTTATTTTTAAAACTTTTAATCATGATGTATATATAAGTCTTATGAACCAGTATATGCCTATGTATAACGCCTTTCAATTTAAAGAACTTAGTAAACCATTAAATCCTAAAATCTATGATGCATTGATAGATTACTGCGTAGAGTTAGGCATAAAAAATGCCTTTATCCAAGATAGTGGAACGAATTCTGAATCTTTTGTTCCTGAGTTTGACTTAAGAGGTATATAA
- a CDS encoding phosphatase PAP2 family protein, whose translation MRVELDNVQKGIKNEWVSFLKRISILISVPIINVIYLILNSEKENTLILKMKIDDIIQFNKIFIIPYVAWYGYVAIFLVLLCILDKKRYFRAVLSLNLGMLISYVIFFILPTHVPRPQIVDTDILSKMVMWIYSNDNPYNCFPSIHVLNTVIINYFVCVSHKFSKLTKVICTLVGISIILSTLYIKQHYFPDVIGGVILALAVCYISSKTNFHKKL comes from the coding sequence ATGAGAGTAGAGTTAGATAATGTTCAAAAAGGGATTAAGAACGAATGGGTAAGTTTTCTTAAAAGAATATCCATATTAATTAGTGTTCCAATAATAAATGTTATATATTTAATTTTAAATAGTGAAAAAGAAAATACATTAATTTTAAAAATGAAAATAGATGATATTATACAATTTAATAAGATATTTATAATACCTTATGTGGCTTGGTATGGTTATGTAGCTATATTTTTAGTTCTTTTATGTATATTGGATAAAAAAAGATATTTTAGAGCAGTTCTAAGTTTAAACTTAGGAATGCTTATAAGCTATGTAATTTTCTTTATTCTACCTACTCATGTACCAAGACCTCAAATAGTTGATACTGATATACTAAGTAAAATGGTTATGTGGATATATTCTAATGACAATCCCTATAATTGTTTTCCCAGCATACATGTTTTAAATACAGTAATAATTAACTATTTTGTGTGCGTATCACATAAATTTTCAAAGTTAACTAAGGTTATTTGCACATTAGTGGGTATAAGTATAATATTATCTACGTTATATATAAAGCAGCATTACTTCCCAGATGTAATTGGTGGAGTTATATTAGCTTTGGCCGTATGCTATATTTCTTCAAAAACTAATTTTCATAAGAAATTATAA
- a CDS encoding heme NO-binding domain-containing protein yields the protein MKGTVVATWMNTCKELYGESLVGDAMEKGGWSRTKIFSPMENIDDNKVKEVIKYIAKEKNMPISELWKVIGRDNLKSFYSNFPAFFQHDNLYSFLKSMFDVHVVMTKKFKGAKPPILEISPISSKEAYFSYNSSRGMFDYFMGLLEGSAEHFKEKIETEEIERRNDFLKLKITFSKDIYYIKKYRINNLLSFKGLVRGIGIKVAIPTFIFSLVSNIIFKSTLIGNIMSALIGAVVSVISVYLITRPLNDIEEVIDNFNENNYVDDCEISTGDIFEHLYNKLKKHKKIIQSDFVGFKGMTDEMNTFANSLQEISTSMNHTSGEISGVVEQLANCAVSQAENTENTTLVLNGNIEHLKGIVSNEMNNKEEIEKALGKINSSYKGLDNVSLKINNTLKDFKILRNQGKNLEDKAQNITSIVSIVSKISEQTNLLALNASIEAARAGEQGRGFAVVAEEVRKLAEQSRDAVEDINSNLIQFIGEVNGLVNKIGEQFKVLENETEGLQVVKNNSYEANVSIGLAIETIISTIKELGKETESISSIYENVESLAAISEENSASAEEVSANVTNYISEIKKLILNVNEFKKITEYFKEDLRNYKI from the coding sequence ATGAAAGGAACAGTTGTTGCCACATGGATGAATACATGTAAAGAGCTATATGGGGAGTCTTTAGTGGGTGACGCCATGGAAAAGGGAGGATGGAGTAGAACAAAGATATTTTCGCCTATGGAAAATATCGATGATAATAAAGTTAAAGAAGTTATAAAATATATTGCGAAAGAAAAAAACATGCCTATATCAGAGTTGTGGAAAGTTATAGGTAGGGATAATTTGAAATCTTTTTATTCTAATTTTCCAGCTTTTTTTCAGCATGATAATCTTTATTCATTTTTAAAATCTATGTTTGATGTACATGTTGTCATGACCAAAAAATTTAAGGGGGCGAAGCCACCTATATTAGAAATAAGTCCTATATCAAGCAAGGAAGCTTATTTTAGTTATAATTCTTCAAGGGGTATGTTTGATTATTTTATGGGTTTACTAGAAGGTTCTGCAGAACATTTTAAAGAAAAAATAGAGACAGAGGAAATAGAGAGAAGGAATGACTTTTTAAAGTTAAAAATAACTTTTTCTAAAGATATATACTATATAAAGAAATATAGAATAAATAATCTATTATCTTTCAAAGGTTTAGTTAGAGGAATAGGTATAAAAGTAGCAATACCTACATTCATTTTTTCTTTAGTATCTAATATTATATTTAAATCTACACTTATAGGTAATATTATGTCAGCTCTTATAGGAGCTGTAGTCAGTGTAATATCCGTATACTTAATAACAAGGCCATTAAATGATATTGAAGAAGTTATAGATAACTTCAACGAGAATAATTATGTAGATGATTGTGAGATATCTACTGGAGACATTTTTGAGCATTTATATAACAAGCTTAAGAAACATAAAAAGATTATACAATCTGACTTTGTAGGTTTTAAAGGTATGACAGATGAGATGAATACATTTGCTAATAGTTTACAGGAAATCTCAACGTCTATGAATCATACATCAGGAGAAATTTCAGGTGTAGTAGAACAATTAGCAAATTGTGCTGTATCACAGGCGGAGAATACTGAAAACACAACTTTAGTGTTAAATGGTAATATAGAACATCTAAAGGGAATTGTAAGTAATGAGATGAATAATAAAGAAGAGATTGAAAAGGCGTTGGGAAAAATAAATTCAAGCTATAAAGGATTAGATAATGTTAGCTTAAAGATAAACAATACATTAAAAGATTTTAAAATTTTGAGAAATCAAGGTAAGAATTTAGAAGATAAAGCCCAAAATATAACAAGTATAGTATCCATAGTCTCTAAAATTTCAGAGCAAACAAATCTGCTAGCATTAAATGCATCTATAGAAGCTGCTAGAGCAGGAGAGCAGGGCAGAGGGTTCGCAGTAGTTGCAGAAGAAGTTAGAAAGCTTGCAGAACAAAGTAGAGATGCTGTTGAAGATATAAATTCAAATTTAATTCAATTTATAGGAGAAGTTAATGGGTTAGTAAATAAGATAGGCGAACAGTTTAAAGTATTAGAAAATGAAACAGAAGGGTTGCAAGTTGTTAAAAATAATAGCTATGAAGCTAATGTTTCTATAGGTCTTGCAATTGAAACTATAATAAGCACTATAAAAGAGTTAGGAAAAGAGACAGAATCTATATCATCTATATATGAAAATGTAGAATCATTAGCAGCTATTTCAGAAGAAAACTCTGCGTCTGCAGAAGAAGTTAGTGCTAATGTAACTAACTATATCAGTGAAATTAAGAAGCTTATACTTAATGTAAATGAGTTTAAGAAAATAACAGAATATTTTAAGGAAGACTTAAGGAACTATAAAATTTAA
- a CDS encoding spore coat associated protein CotJA — protein MDNIEMDYLGGMDKVQMDCCGEMPKMKKTHMMKGKCCPKLRLAQAYVIRQPFTKIYCPDEALKKGTIFPNLYDPYK, from the coding sequence ATGGATAATATTGAAATGGATTATTTGGGCGGAATGGATAAAGTTCAGATGGACTGTTGTGGTGAAATGCCTAAAATGAAAAAAACTCATATGATGAAGGGTAAATGCTGTCCAAAACTTAGACTTGCACAAGCCTATGTAATAAGACAACCTTTCACTAAAATATACTGCCCAGATGAGGCTTTAAAAAAGGGAACTATATTCCCAAATCTTTATGATCCCTACAAATAA
- a CDS encoding spore coat protein CotJB: MDKCNIDKCNIVSNISRKDMMKKIQEISFMLVDLNLYLDNFPNNEKALMKYNMYSLELKKLRRAYENKYGPLANFGFAPSKYPWKWIEEPWPWE; the protein is encoded by the coding sequence ATGGATAAGTGTAATATAGATAAATGCAACATTGTTAGTAATATTAGTAGAAAAGATATGATGAAAAAAATTCAAGAAATTTCTTTTATGCTTGTGGATTTAAATTTATATCTAGATAATTTCCCAAATAATGAAAAAGCTCTAATGAAATATAATATGTATTCCCTAGAATTAAAAAAATTGAGAAGGGCCTACGAAAATAAGTATGGTCCATTAGCTAACTTTGGTTTCGCTCCTAGTAAATATCCTTGGAAATGGATTGAAGAGCCTTGGCCTTGGGAATAA
- a CDS encoding manganese catalase family protein produces MWIYEKKTQFPVKIKSKDLRMAKFLVAQYGGPDGELSAAIRYLNQRYTMPTGKAKALLTDIGTEELAHVEMIASMVYQLTRNATPEELKKAGLGAHYTQHGHALYPSDANGVPWTAAYIQAHADPITDLHEDMAAEQKARSTYEHLMKLTDDEDIKEVLRFLRQREVVHFQRFGEALVDVEEHKNCKKYY; encoded by the coding sequence ATGTGGATTTACGAAAAAAAGACGCAGTTTCCTGTTAAAATAAAAAGTAAAGACTTAAGAATGGCCAAATTCCTAGTAGCCCAATATGGTGGCCCTGACGGAGAATTAAGTGCTGCTATTAGATACTTAAATCAAAGATATACCATGCCAACTGGAAAAGCCAAAGCGCTTTTAACCGATATTGGTACAGAAGAACTAGCTCACGTTGAAATGATAGCATCAATGGTATACCAGTTAACTAGAAATGCAACCCCAGAGGAATTAAAAAAGGCCGGACTCGGAGCACATTATACACAACATGGTCATGCTCTATACCCTTCAGATGCAAACGGTGTTCCTTGGACTGCTGCATATATACAAGCCCATGCAGATCCCATAACTGACTTGCATGAGGATATGGCAGCAGAGCAGAAAGCAAGATCAACTTACGAGCATCTTATGAAATTAACTGATGATGAAGATATTAAAGAAGTTCTTAGATTCTTAAGACAAAGAGAAGTTGTACACTTCCAAAGATTTGGTGAAGCCCTAGTTGACGTTGAAGAGCATAAAAATTGTAAAAAATATTATTAG
- a CDS encoding peptidoglycan-binding domain-containing protein: MASGRLRVSVLKGDSYAPIEDAKVTITKVPEAGEVTKETVLNTNVSGETSEIELPAPPLENSMKPSDKLPYSLYDVRIERAGYNPLFIRGVQVFPEELAIQNSNLNAQGSGVTRQEEAIIIIEPNRLVGNFPPKIPENPEKPLPPPPSGFVVLPEPVIPEFVVVHQGLPDDTSAPNYTIRFKDYVKNVASCEIFSTWSNSTIRANVYCILSFTLNRIYTEWYRGKGKNFDVTSSTAYDHAFMYGRNIYESISEVVDEIFSTYVRRFGAKQPLLTQYCDGVKVKCPGWLTQWGSKFLGDDGKAPYEILTNFYGTDIELVTAKKVSGIPMSYPGYILKVGSSGQPVRTVQTYLNRISDNFPAIPKVKVDGIYGQSTADAVKKFQQVFDLPQIGNVDYATWYKISDVYVAVTRIAELRGSVGHKNIFTPHRPYANVVDFPQVEYIDDME; encoded by the coding sequence ATGGCTTCAGGAAGATTAAGAGTTTCAGTATTAAAAGGAGATAGTTATGCACCAATTGAAGATGCAAAGGTTACCATAACAAAGGTACCGGAAGCTGGGGAAGTAACGAAGGAAACTGTACTTAACACAAATGTATCTGGTGAGACTTCTGAAATAGAACTCCCAGCACCACCTTTAGAAAATTCGATGAAACCATCTGATAAATTACCATATAGTTTATATGATGTTAGGATTGAAAGGGCTGGATATAATCCTCTTTTTATTAGAGGAGTTCAAGTTTTTCCAGAGGAACTTGCCATTCAAAATAGTAACCTTAATGCTCAGGGTTCAGGTGTAACAAGGCAAGAGGAAGCAATAATAATTATAGAACCAAACAGATTGGTTGGTAATTTTCCACCTAAAATACCAGAAAATCCAGAAAAGCCTCTTCCACCACCACCAAGTGGGTTTGTTGTATTGCCAGAACCTGTTATACCGGAATTTGTAGTAGTGCATCAGGGCTTACCAGACGACACTTCCGCACCAAACTATACTATAAGGTTTAAGGATTATGTTAAGAATGTTGCATCCTGTGAGATATTTTCTACATGGTCTAATTCTACTATTAGAGCAAATGTATACTGCATACTATCCTTTACATTAAATAGAATATATACAGAGTGGTATAGAGGCAAGGGAAAGAATTTTGATGTAACAAGCTCTACAGCTTATGACCATGCATTTATGTATGGAAGAAACATATATGAGAGTATAAGCGAGGTAGTAGATGAGATATTTTCAACTTATGTAAGAAGGTTTGGAGCAAAACAACCATTACTTACACAATATTGTGATGGGGTAAAAGTTAAGTGTCCAGGCTGGCTTACTCAATGGGGAAGTAAGTTTCTAGGTGATGATGGGAAAGCTCCTTATGAAATATTAACTAACTTTTATGGAACAGATATAGAACTTGTAACTGCTAAAAAAGTATCAGGTATTCCTATGTCATATCCTGGATATATACTGAAAGTTGGTAGTTCTGGTCAACCTGTAAGAACGGTTCAGACTTATTTAAATAGAATATCAGATAACTTTCCGGCAATACCGAAAGTAAAGGTAGACGGTATATATGGACAATCTACTGCAGATGCAGTTAAGAAATTTCAACAGGTATTTGATTTACCTCAAATAGGAAATGTAGATTATGCTACATGGTATAAGATTTCAGATGTATATGTGGCTGTTACTAGAATAGCAGAACTAAGGGGGAGTGTAGGTCATAAAAATATATTTACACCACACAGACCGTATGCTAATGTAGTTGATTTTCCACAAGTTGAATATATAGATGATATGGAATAA
- a CDS encoding S8 family peptidase: MNKSNLRRNKSYYNMILICKVIKIANSGALLNLLNRVPEGVKNKLLQFEKEDVGKIELVVLINGDNRVVSSQVEKLGGTFEYLGYGFGIINIPISNLQNLNTIPEIIYIELPKVLYTSFEPSNRSSCVEQVWSMYNLSGKGILVGFIDSGIDYTHPIFKTKEGKTRIKYIYDMNQEKIWNEADINRALENPDPYSIVTQRDDVGHGTHVAGIACGGGNVDRRYYGPAYESSIAMVKMTREGKVNFSKSTQLMRGIRFLIDKSKELKLPLVLNLSFSTNDGAHDGNSLLELYIRTINSLERISFVIAAGNEGDAGHHVGGRILDSNNIQISIDREERVIKLQLYRSFTDNISIELKNPMGSSSGIMNISTNDYYSGRLGSDNYYIYNSGPTPFNINGEILIILENSMGFVTSGVWNLNLNKVDYILGNYDIWLPISEGLNRNTRFLNPTPYNTLGIPGTVFNAITVGSYNNITNNISSFSGRGNLQMLPVVKPDIVAPGENIESSIPNRGFDSRTGTSMATPEVTGAIALLAQWGIVQGNDPYLYGERLKYYLLKGAKRDRNDVVYPNPLWGYGSLCISNAFEIWFREGNARMNRKVLSRATCVNEYMSEEFNNYIVEYSGDIGKAIQGKDYACVFILDENYAVISVKSGEEERLLREVAEIVYLERTTFYTLNDISPLETSNIYKFHENPFLNLRGNGVLVGMVDTGIDYLNLSFTYEDNTTKIVSIWDQTINIDSNVQYGTEYSREKINEAIKAKKDGKDPYTIVPSRDEVGHGTNMASIIAGRNNYIGAAPDSELVMVKLKPAKRSTLQKEGVVNVDFPIYNSTDVILGIRYLINVAKSLKKPMVIYIPVGTNMGGHDGNSILERYIDEISKTRGIAVVTSTGNSGDSSTHASGKIKTVGDIETIELKVDDSERNLTFEVWCNKPDKISIGLVSPSGEVIEKIPAKLKETEKIQFVFEGSSVNVTYYFPEESSGDELILVKIENIRGGIWLIRLIGDIIVDGTYNIWIPQRPIIKDQTRFIKPDTDITLTIPSTSARIITTSVYDQNNNTMVAFSGRGFTRDGRIKPDIASGGVNVSTMGKGNTPTKVTGGSVASAVLAGAVALILQWGIVDGRDKTMYSTKIKTYLIRGTRKRPGDIYPNREWGYGQLDLEGVFQGIRSLDRSYEDREVLIRIPEELYRLI; this comes from the coding sequence ATGAATAAAAGTAACTTAAGAAGAAATAAATCATATTATAATATGATATTAATTTGTAAGGTGATAAAAATCGCAAATTCAGGAGCACTTTTGAATCTTCTAAATAGAGTACCTGAGGGAGTAAAAAATAAATTACTACAGTTTGAAAAAGAAGATGTAGGAAAAATAGAATTAGTAGTTTTAATTAATGGAGACAATAGAGTAGTTTCAAGTCAAGTTGAGAAGCTAGGTGGTACTTTTGAATATCTAGGATATGGCTTTGGAATAATAAATATTCCTATTAGTAATTTACAGAACCTAAATACTATACCAGAGATTATATATATTGAATTACCTAAGGTTTTATATACTAGTTTTGAACCAAGCAACAGGTCATCCTGTGTAGAGCAAGTATGGAGTATGTATAATTTATCTGGCAAGGGTATTCTGGTGGGATTTATTGATTCAGGCATAGATTATACACACCCTATTTTTAAAACAAAAGAGGGAAAAACAAGAATAAAATATATATATGATATGAATCAAGAAAAGATTTGGAATGAAGCTGATATAAATAGAGCACTTGAAAATCCAGATCCATATAGTATAGTTACTCAAAGAGACGATGTGGGACATGGCACTCATGTAGCAGGTATTGCCTGTGGAGGTGGAAATGTAGATAGAAGATATTATGGGCCAGCATATGAAAGTTCAATTGCAATGGTTAAGATGACTAGGGAAGGAAAAGTGAATTTTTCAAAGAGTACCCAATTAATGCGTGGAATAAGGTTTTTAATAGATAAAAGTAAGGAACTAAAATTACCTCTTGTATTAAATTTAAGCTTTAGCACTAATGATGGTGCACATGATGGGAATAGTCTTTTAGAGTTATATATTAGAACTATAAATAGTTTAGAGAGAATAAGCTTTGTTATTGCTGCGGGAAATGAGGGCGATGCAGGACATCATGTTGGTGGAAGAATATTAGATAGTAATAACATTCAAATAAGTATTGATAGAGAAGAGAGAGTAATCAAGTTACAGCTTTATAGAAGTTTTACAGATAATATATCTATAGAATTAAAGAATCCAATGGGAAGTAGTAGTGGCATAATGAATATTAGCACAAATGACTACTATAGTGGAAGGCTTGGAAGTGACAATTATTATATATATAATTCAGGGCCAACACCTTTTAATATAAATGGTGAGATATTAATTATCTTAGAAAATTCCATGGGTTTTGTAACTTCTGGAGTATGGAATTTAAATTTAAATAAGGTAGATTATATTTTGGGTAATTACGATATATGGTTACCAATTTCAGAAGGATTAAATAGAAATACTAGATTTTTAAATCCAACTCCATATAATACTTTAGGTATACCAGGAACCGTATTTAATGCTATTACTGTTGGAAGTTATAATAACATAACTAATAATATTTCTAGCTTTTCAGGGAGAGGAAATTTACAAATGTTACCGGTAGTTAAACCGGATATTGTAGCACCGGGTGAAAATATAGAATCGTCAATACCAAATAGGGGTTTTGATAGTCGCACAGGAACTTCTATGGCAACACCAGAAGTTACAGGAGCTATTGCTTTACTTGCACAATGGGGAATTGTACAAGGGAACGATCCTTATTTATACGGAGAAAGGCTTAAGTATTATCTTTTAAAAGGTGCAAAACGTGATAGAAATGATGTTGTATATCCAAATCCATTATGGGGTTATGGGAGTTTATGCATTTCTAATGCCTTTGAAATTTGGTTTAGAGAGGGGAATGCTAGAATGAATAGAAAAGTCTTAAGTAGAGCAACATGTGTTAATGAATATATGAGTGAGGAATTTAATAATTATATTGTAGAGTATTCTGGGGATATAGGGAAAGCCATACAAGGTAAAGATTATGCCTGTGTATTTATATTAGATGAAAATTATGCTGTAATCTCAGTTAAGAGTGGTGAAGAGGAGAGGTTGTTACGAGAAGTTGCCGAGATAGTTTACTTAGAGAGAACAACTTTCTATACTTTAAATGATATATCACCTTTAGAAACTTCAAATATATATAAATTTCATGAAAATCCATTCTTAAATTTAAGAGGGAATGGAGTATTAGTAGGAATGGTGGATACAGGAATTGATTACTTAAACTTAAGTTTTACTTATGAGGATAATACAACTAAGATAGTAAGTATATGGGACCAAACTATTAATATAGATAGTAATGTTCAGTATGGTACTGAGTATAGTAGGGAAAAGATAAATGAAGCTATAAAAGCAAAAAAAGATGGAAAAGATCCGTATACTATTGTTCCTAGTAGGGATGAAGTAGGACATGGAACTAATATGGCTAGTATAATAGCCGGAAGAAACAATTATATAGGGGCTGCTCCTGATAGTGAATTAGTTATGGTTAAATTAAAACCAGCCAAAAGAAGTACACTTCAAAAGGAAGGTGTGGTTAATGTAGATTTCCCTATTTATAATAGTACTGATGTAATACTTGGAATTCGCTATCTAATTAATGTAGCAAAATCATTAAAAAAGCCTATGGTAATATATATACCTGTAGGTACTAATATGGGTGGACATGATGGGAATTCCATTTTAGAAAGATATATAGATGAAATCTCTAAGACACGAGGAATAGCAGTAGTCACATCTACAGGGAATTCAGGAGATAGTAGTACACATGCTTCGGGTAAAATAAAGACAGTTGGGGACATAGAAACAATAGAATTAAAGGTAGATGATAGTGAGAGAAATTTAACTTTTGAAGTTTGGTGTAATAAGCCAGATAAAATTTCTATTGGTTTGGTATCTCCTAGTGGTGAGGTAATTGAAAAGATACCAGCAAAACTAAAAGAAACAGAGAAGATTCAGTTTGTATTTGAAGGAAGTAGTGTAAATGTAACTTATTATTTCCCAGAAGAATCATCAGGCGATGAACTTATTTTAGTTAAAATAGAGAACATACGAGGTGGTATATGGTTAATTAGATTAATTGGAGACATTATAGTTGATGGAACTTATAATATATGGATACCACAAAGACCTATAATAAAAGATCAAACTAGGTTTATAAAGCCTGATACAGATATAACTCTGACAATACCGAGTACTAGTGCAAGGATAATAACAACATCGGTTTATGACCAGAACAATAATACCATGGTAGCTTTTTCGGGAAGAGGGTTTACAAGAGATGGTAGAATAAAACCAGATATAGCTAGTGGAGGGGTAAATGTTTCTACTATGGGTAAAGGAAATACGCCTACTAAAGTAACTGGAGGGAGTGTGGCTAGTGCTGTATTAGCAGGAGCCGTTGCACTTATTCTTCAGTGGGGTATAGTTGATGGAAGAGATAAAACTATGTATTCTACAAAGATAAAAACTTATTTGATAAGAGGTACAAGAAAGAGACCAGGAGATATATATCCAAATAGAGAATGGGGATATGGTCAATTAGATTTAGAAGGAGTTTTTCAGGGTATAAGGTCTTTGGATAGGAGTTATGAAGACCGGGAGGTTTTAATTAGAATACCAGAAGAGCTATACAGGCTAATTTAA
- a CDS encoding LexA family transcriptional regulator: MQNRIGSKILAIRQNHNLTQKVLAKKLGVSEGFIKDAELGKKILNESLINKLSKLFKEDMEDDYSNIEESFKDDEPTKQSPIKSLDKVNDVWNDAFSSVIKKVPVYNYSMLKPLDFIHMPVLSNKIEGYNSDKVMFLKIEDNNMLGMRINNGDIAFCFITSEIKNNGIYFLEHGNDRVTRQVKILDKDKILLISHEGRLYTETVNKKDIKILAKLLWTRIEF, translated from the coding sequence ATGCAAAATAGAATAGGAAGTAAAATATTAGCTATAAGACAAAATCATAATTTAACTCAAAAGGTTTTAGCTAAAAAGTTAGGTGTTTCTGAAGGCTTTATAAAGGATGCAGAACTTGGTAAGAAAATATTAAATGAATCTTTAATAAATAAGCTTTCTAAGCTTTTTAAAGAAGACATGGAAGATGATTATAGTAATATAGAAGAAAGTTTTAAGGATGATGAGCCAACTAAACAATCACCTATAAAATCTTTGGATAAAGTAAATGATGTGTGGAATGATGCATTTAGTTCTGTTATAAAAAAAGTGCCTGTGTATAATTACTCTATGCTTAAACCTTTAGATTTTATTCATATGCCCGTTTTATCTAATAAGATAGAGGGGTATAACTCAGATAAAGTTATGTTTTTAAAAATAGAAGATAATAATATGCTTGGCATGAGAATTAATAATGGAGATATAGCATTTTGCTTTATAACTTCAGAAATTAAAAATAATGGAATTTATTTTCTAGAGCATGGAAATGATAGAGTGACAAGACAAGTAAAGATTTTAGATAAAGATAAGATTTTACTTATAAGTCATGAAGGAAGACTATATACAGAAACAGTAAATAAAAAAGATATAAAAATATTAGCAAAGTTATTGTGGACTAGAATAGAATTCTAA
- a CDS encoding DUF3783 domain-containing protein — translation MSVKKEVVIFGFDEVKRNKLSSICLKYDASLKNVEKNILGNKLEDIIKDRAIESAIDEETFKSFENEKVILFNNFNEDELNKVIKDIRSDKDLKCILAVITPTSIEWEFKYLLEHLIEEREWFRKNNNK, via the coding sequence GTGAGTGTAAAAAAGGAAGTTGTTATTTTTGGATTTGATGAAGTTAAAAGAAATAAACTTTCTAGCATTTGTTTAAAATATGATGCGAGTCTTAAAAATGTAGAAAAGAATATTTTAGGAAATAAATTAGAAGATATTATTAAAGATAGGGCTATAGAATCAGCTATAGATGAAGAAACTTTTAAATCCTTTGAAAATGAAAAGGTAATTTTGTTTAATAATTTTAATGAAGACGAGTTAAATAAAGTAATAAAAGATATACGATCAGATAAGGATTTAAAATGTATACTAGCAGTTATTACTCCAACATCTATAGAGTGGGAGTTTAAATATCTACTAGAGCATCTTATAGAAGAGAGAGAATGGTTTAGAAAGAATAATAATAAGTAG